One Acetomicrobium sp. S15 = DSM 107314 genomic window carries:
- a CDS encoding DUF501 domain-containing protein, with the protein MFWLVCPDLVRACSALESAGGVGDLERKMGHRLSEWISYSNRCASL; encoded by the coding sequence ATGTTCTGGTTGGTCTGCCCTGATCTCGTTCGAGCCTGTTCTGCTCTCGAATCTGCGGGCGGCGTGGGCGATCTCGAAAGAAAGATGGGACATCGTTTGAGCGAGTGGATCTCTTACTCCAACAGATGTGCTTCGTTG